Within the Chitinophagales bacterium genome, the region GACGGAGTTTCTTAGAATTCAGGTGCAACTGATTCATCGAAAAGCTTATCTTAAAGAACTAAATCAAAAATAAATGCGCTTTAAACGCCCTTCAAATAATAACAAAGGAAATCTCGACAATACATTTCGAGATGGGTTAAGGGATATGCATGCCACTCCCGATCCGGATTTGTGGAACAGGGTGAGTGGTGATTTAGATGCGGATATAAAGAAGAGAAAATACAACCATTGGTATTTTGCTGCACTTCTGATTTTATTGCCGCTTACTTTGACCAATGTATTCATCAATTACGATTTAGAAGAATATTACAATGACTTTGCTTTCAGCGAAACAGTTTCAGACAACCCAATAGCTGAAGCTTCGGAGGCTACTGAAATTAAAGAACTTGTTTCATCAAGCAATCCCGTCTGGGCAATTTCAAGTTCAAAAAGTGCTCCCCAGGTTTCAAGTAACATAGAGAAAGCAGAACAAGGAAATAGCAGTACTGCAACAAATCAAAATACTACTTTGCGTGGCCAATTTTCAGGTGCTGAAAACTCAAATCGAAAAAAAACTTCGCAAAAAGCAAGAGCAATCCCACCTGCTGATGATTTAACAGATGCAGTAGGGCAGGAGCCCGTTTTTCTTGCCAGCCTTTCCCCTTCATTTATTGAAAATTCTACCGCTGTTTTGACCAATTCTCAAAACATAGAAAATAATGAGGCAGACAATATTCTAAATGACAAGGAACAGTTCAATGCTTTAAGCAAAACCCAAAGAAAAGAGGAGCTGAATGATTTGATGAAAGGGCTTTATGTAGGCGTTTCATCAGGAGTTCAATACAATAGATTGCTGAGAAGAGAAGGACAATTTGAACCGTTTTTGGGAGATAATGTCACACTTAGCAGTGCTCGTGCTTTTACTTATGGTGGAAAAATAGGCTGGAATTTCACGCGCTTTCTGGCATTTGAAACCGGGATTTACAGATCCGATTTAGATGTAAATTACCTGGACAATCGATACGATAAAATATTTACTGAAGGAAATATAAATGCTCGCTACATTGAAATTCCTTTTGCATTGAAATTCAGATATGCTGCATTTAATGGAATCAATAAGTTGCCGCATGGTATCAGTCTCAGTACCGGTATTACTTATGCACAATTGAGATCTGCCAGCATGACAATGAGCGATACTGAAATAGAAAATGCAAGTCAGTATTTTGAACCTTCACAATTGGCGCTGAATATAGGACTGGATTACGAATGGTTTGTGCATAAAAACATCTCTCTTTCTGCAGCTGCATCAGCAGCAGTTTTTTCATCAAAAGAAGATTTCCCTAAGTTTTCTGTGAAAAATGCCAATTCTGATCTTCGTCTGAATTATCAGTTCCAGGCAGGAATTAATTTTGTTTTACCTGTTTCTAAATAATGAATTTCCACGATAATTTTATTTTTTATCAATACAGATAGTAGATTTACATTGTGACTATCAGAATTCTATTTTTATTTATTGTTTTCTTTTTCAGTATTGAATCGCTTTTAGCAGGAGGGGTTCAGGGTTACGTGAAAGATGAAACCGGTGCTCCGCTTGCCTTTGTAAATGTATTTATCCCATCACTTCAAAAAGGCACTACCACAAATGAGGATGGTTATTATAAAATTGAACTGCCTTCAGGGACATACAATATTCAGTTTCAGTTTATTGGATTTGAAAGAAAAGAAATTGAAGTAGAGCTTGGCAGCAGTATGAAACTACTGAACCTTGTAATGAATGAAGAAGAGATTCAGCTCAATGAAGTGGTGGTAAGTGCTGATGCAGAAGATCCAGCCTATGCAATTATGCGTAAAGTCATTGAAAAGCGCGAATACCATTTAAATCAAGTGCAAGCCTATCAGGTAGAGGCTTATGTAAAAGGCTTACAGCGTATTTTGAGCGCTCCTGATAAAATCATGGGGCAAAGCATCAATATCGGAGGTGTTTTGGATTCTAATAATTCAGGAATTATTTACCTCTCTGAATCTATTTCAGACTTTTATTACAAAGCCCCCAATAAAACCAAAGAAATTGTAAAATCCTCGAAGGTTAGCGGTAGTAGTCAAACATTTACCTGGAACAGCACAGGAGGTTTTCAGGAGTTTAATTTTTACAAAAATAATTTCCAGTTTGATTTTCTTACAGATCGCTTGTTTGTTTCCCCTATTTCTGATAATGCATTCTTCTATTACGATTATCGCCTAGAAGGATTTTTTGAAGAAGATGGTCATTTGATCAATAAAATAAAGGTTATTCCAAAGCGGCAGAATGACCCTGTGTTTAGTGGCTATATCTATATTGTTGAAGACACCTGGAATATACATTCATTGGATTTGATGCTGACCAAGGCCAATCAGGTGAAGTTTATTGATACACTTGAAATCAGGCAGAACTATTTTGAGTTGAACGATACCTTGTGGATGCCACTTTCCCAGCGTTTCGATTTTAATTTTAATATCCTCAAAATCAATGCGGAAGGTTATTTTATTGGAATTTTCAGCAATTATAAAATCAATCCTGATCTGCCTGATGATATGTTTAGTAATGAATTGCTAAGAATTGAAGATAAAGCCAATCAGCTCAAAGAAGATTTCTGGGAAGAATACCGACCTATTCCATTAACTGAGACCGAAAAGCAGGACTACTACAAAAAAGAAAAATTAGAAGAATTGCGAAAGTCAAAAACCTATCTCGATTCAGTTGACCGAATGGCCAATAGCTTTACGCCCTCTGCACTTATATTGGGATATACCTATCAGCGCTCATATAAAAAATGGACATTGCAGACCAAGTCTTTACTGGATTTGGTGCAATTCAATACAGTAGAGGGTTTTAATTTCCGGCTTGATTTAAACATTCGCAAAGAATTGAAAAATGCCAGGGTTTTGAATTTAAACCCGGTTTTCCGCTATGGCTTGGAAAATACGCATTTCAATACCCATCTGGCTTCTGACTTTACTTATAATCCAAAAACATTTGGGAGAGTAGAGTTTGATTTTGGCCAATATGTTTTTCAATACAATAATAATGCACCTGTTAATGAGCTGGTGAATACTTTTTATTCGCTTTTTTATGAGGTCAATTACCTGAAAATTTTTGAGGAACGCTATATCAATTTGGGCTGGCGTCAAGAGTTGTTCAATGGTTTTTTCTTTTTTTCCAAAGTCCATTACGGACAGCGGAATTATTTAGAAAACACATCAGACCTTAAAGTTGTAGATAGAAAAGGAGTTGATTATAGCAGCAATCAGCCTGTAAACAATGAATGGGGGGGAGCATATCAGGACCATAATACCTTTAATTTACGCTTGAGAGCTTCTTACAGACCCGGACAGAAGTACATCTCACGGCCAGATCAAAAGCTTATATTCCAATCTAAATGGCCCACATTCGGCCTTACTTATAAAAAATCGGTACCAGGAATTTTTGAAAGTGTTCAAAATTATGATTTCCTGGAGTTTGACATCCAGCAGGAAGTGAAAATGGGACTTTTTGGACGTTCAAAATATCTTGTGAAACTGGGCAGTTTCCTCAATAAAAGCCGGGTAGAATTCCCCGATTTCAAGCATTTTGATGGCAACAGAACCATTATTGGACAAAACTATGCGGATGGCTTTCAAATGCTGCATTATTATCGTTTAAGTACCATCTCTGATTTTGTAGAAGCACATTTCCAACACAATTTTGATGGTTTTCTACTCAATAAAATTCCCGGTGTGAGAAAACTAAATTTACAATTGGTAGGAGGGGCGCATTTTATTTATTCGGAAGCCAATAAGGATTATCTTGAAATTGATGTAGGCATAGAAAATATCTTCAGAGTGATCAGAGTGGATTTTATTACTGCCCTAAGTTCCCAACAGCGTACCAGTTTTGGTTTTCGCATAGGCATAGACCTCAATTCTTTATAAGCTGTATCAATTTTTATTTTGTACCGAAACTTTCCACAAAGTAAACCGTAAAACAAATCACAATACAGCAATAAAATATGACTCACGATACTCTCCTTTAATTGTCTGCAGCAACTTAAAGGTCTTAAAAAGCTCCTTCGGTATTTATTTGCCGGGGGCTT harbors:
- a CDS encoding DUF5686 and carboxypeptidase regulatory-like domain-containing protein, whose amino-acid sequence is MTIRILFLFIVFFFSIESLLAGGVQGYVKDETGAPLAFVNVFIPSLQKGTTTNEDGYYKIELPSGTYNIQFQFIGFERKEIEVELGSSMKLLNLVMNEEEIQLNEVVVSADAEDPAYAIMRKVIEKREYHLNQVQAYQVEAYVKGLQRILSAPDKIMGQSINIGGVLDSNNSGIIYLSESISDFYYKAPNKTKEIVKSSKVSGSSQTFTWNSTGGFQEFNFYKNNFQFDFLTDRLFVSPISDNAFFYYDYRLEGFFEEDGHLINKIKVIPKRQNDPVFSGYIYIVEDTWNIHSLDLMLTKANQVKFIDTLEIRQNYFELNDTLWMPLSQRFDFNFNILKINAEGYFIGIFSNYKINPDLPDDMFSNELLRIEDKANQLKEDFWEEYRPIPLTETEKQDYYKKEKLEELRKSKTYLDSVDRMANSFTPSALILGYTYQRSYKKWTLQTKSLLDLVQFNTVEGFNFRLDLNIRKELKNARVLNLNPVFRYGLENTHFNTHLASDFTYNPKTFGRVEFDFGQYVFQYNNNAPVNELVNTFYSLFYEVNYLKIFEERYINLGWRQELFNGFFFFSKVHYGQRNYLENTSDLKVVDRKGVDYSSNQPVNNEWGGAYQDHNTFNLRLRASYRPGQKYISRPDQKLIFQSKWPTFGLTYKKSVPGIFESVQNYDFLEFDIQQEVKMGLFGRSKYLVKLGSFLNKSRVEFPDFKHFDGNRTIIGQNYADGFQMLHYYRLSTISDFVEAHFQHNFDGFLLNKIPGVRKLNLQLVGGAHFIYSEANKDYLEIDVGIENIFRVIRVDFITALSSQQRTSFGFRIGIDLNSL